Proteins encoded by one window of Dietzia sp. B32:
- a CDS encoding SRPBCC family protein produces the protein MSEHDGAPEVWPTRDSTVVDAPVEDVMTVISDFAAYPEWSASIRAAEVLSSGQDGRPDRVRFQLEAGAITDEYVLVYSWSADDRGLEWRLESSALQKAQRGCYRLEPVEGGTRVDYELEIELTVPVIGSLRSRAQRRILGDALSELKRRAESL, from the coding sequence ATGAGCGAGCACGATGGCGCCCCCGAGGTCTGGCCGACCAGAGACTCCACAGTGGTCGACGCGCCGGTTGAGGACGTCATGACCGTGATCTCCGACTTCGCGGCGTACCCCGAATGGTCCGCGTCGATCCGGGCCGCCGAGGTGCTGTCGTCCGGTCAGGACGGTCGCCCGGACCGGGTGCGGTTCCAGCTCGAGGCGGGCGCGATCACCGACGAGTACGTCCTCGTCTACTCGTGGTCGGCGGACGACAGGGGACTGGAGTGGCGCCTGGAGAGCTCGGCGCTGCAGAAGGCCCAGCGGGGTTGCTACCGCCTCGAACCCGTCGAGGGCGGCACACGGGTGGACTACGAGCTCGAGATCGAGCTCACGGTCCCGGTGATCGGGAGCCTGCGCAGCCGTGCCCAGCGGCGGATCCTCGGCGATGCGTTGAGTGAACTCAAGCGCCGGGCGGAATCGCTGTGA
- a CDS encoding long-chain fatty acid--CoA ligase has translation MREYVAVPANFTVPDDWSCVQSAYDRAERTPENVAFQKPVDGRWTDVTNLEFAEEVRTIARGLVARGVEAGDRVALLSSTRYEWNVIDFAIWAVGAVTVPVYDSSSADQIRWIMEDSAARLIIVENDTHAATAREGVEGLEVADVLVIEGDTPALEALASAGSSVDASVLDARRASVRADSPATLIYTSGTTGRPKGVMLSHRNFMSETLAVLETPFRGILRDDATSVMFLPLAHVLARAITYAGFHAGVTIAHSADLTNLVETFGEMKPHYILAVPRVFQKVFNKAQATAQDGGAVKAWMFDKAADTAVAYSKANRSEGRVGPLLKLRHAIFSKLVYAKLVNALGGRCEVAISGGAALGERLTHFFDGIGVNIFEGYGLTETCAAITVNTPGRMRIGSVGQPLPGCAVRIAQDGEVEVSGPVVASGYWQNEKATSESFTDGWFRTGDLGSLDEDGYLSITGRKKEIIVTAGGKNVAPNQLEDALRADPLVAEAVCVGDGKPFIAALLTLDPEAVDRWKTHHDKSGSLYELLKDADMIEHLDQALARANRSVSHSESIKKYHVLPDQFTEETGELTASLKVKRNVVHQKYAQQIESLYA, from the coding sequence TTGCGCGAATACGTCGCGGTACCCGCCAACTTCACCGTCCCTGATGACTGGTCCTGCGTTCAGTCGGCATACGACCGGGCAGAACGGACCCCGGAGAACGTGGCTTTCCAGAAGCCGGTCGACGGTCGGTGGACGGACGTCACCAACCTCGAGTTCGCCGAGGAGGTCCGCACGATCGCCCGCGGCCTGGTGGCGCGCGGTGTCGAGGCGGGCGACCGGGTCGCCCTGCTGAGCTCGACCCGGTACGAGTGGAACGTCATCGACTTCGCGATCTGGGCGGTCGGCGCGGTCACGGTCCCGGTGTACGACAGCTCGAGCGCCGACCAGATCCGCTGGATCATGGAGGATTCCGCGGCGCGGTTGATCATCGTCGAGAACGACACCCACGCGGCCACCGCCCGGGAGGGCGTGGAGGGCCTCGAGGTCGCCGACGTCCTGGTGATCGAGGGTGACACCCCGGCCCTGGAGGCCCTCGCGTCCGCGGGGTCGTCGGTCGACGCCTCGGTGCTCGACGCCCGCCGCGCCTCGGTGCGTGCCGACTCGCCCGCGACGTTGATCTACACCTCGGGCACCACGGGACGTCCCAAGGGCGTCATGCTCAGCCACCGCAACTTCATGTCCGAGACGCTGGCCGTCCTCGAGACGCCATTCAGGGGGATCCTCCGCGACGACGCCACCTCGGTGATGTTCCTGCCCCTGGCCCACGTGCTGGCCCGCGCCATCACGTACGCCGGCTTCCACGCCGGTGTGACCATCGCGCACTCCGCCGACCTGACCAATCTGGTCGAGACGTTCGGCGAGATGAAGCCGCACTACATCCTGGCCGTGCCCCGCGTCTTCCAGAAGGTCTTCAACAAGGCCCAGGCCACGGCTCAGGACGGCGGCGCGGTCAAGGCATGGATGTTCGACAAGGCCGCCGACACGGCCGTCGCGTACTCCAAGGCCAATCGGAGCGAGGGCCGTGTGGGCCCGCTCCTCAAGCTGCGCCACGCCATCTTCTCGAAGCTCGTCTACGCCAAGCTCGTCAACGCCCTCGGTGGGCGCTGTGAGGTCGCGATCTCCGGCGGAGCGGCCCTGGGTGAGCGTCTGACCCACTTCTTCGACGGCATCGGGGTCAACATCTTCGAGGGCTACGGCCTGACCGAGACCTGTGCCGCCATCACGGTCAACACCCCGGGTCGGATGCGGATCGGCAGCGTCGGTCAGCCGCTGCCCGGCTGCGCGGTCCGCATCGCACAGGACGGCGAGGTCGAGGTCAGCGGACCCGTCGTGGCCTCCGGCTACTGGCAGAACGAGAAGGCGACCTCCGAGTCCTTCACCGACGGGTGGTTCCGCACCGGCGACCTCGGTTCGCTGGACGAGGACGGCTACCTGTCGATCACCGGCCGGAAGAAGGAGATCATCGTCACGGCCGGCGGCAAGAACGTGGCACCCAACCAACTCGAGGACGCGCTGCGCGCGGACCCCCTCGTGGCCGAGGCGGTGTGCGTAGGCGACGGCAAGCCGTTCATCGCGGCGCTGCTGACCCTCGACCCGGAGGCGGTCGACCGGTGGAAGACCCACCACGACAAGTCCGGCTCGCTGTACGAGCTGCTGAAGGACGCCGACATGATCGAGCACCTCGACCAGGCCCTGGCGCGCGCCAACCGGAGCGTCTCGCACTCCGAGTCGATCAAGAAGTACCACGTGCTGCCGGACCAGTTCACCGAGGAGACCGGTGAGCTCACCGCCTCGCTGAAGGTCAAGCGCAACGTGGTGCACCAGAAGTACGCCCAGCAGATCGAGTCGCTCTACGCCTGA
- a CDS encoding glycosyltransferase family 4 protein: MTKTLLITNDYPPRPGGIQSYLETYLSHLDPTEVAVLASTFRGVESQEYDASRPYLVERVPTEMLLPTPDLASRARRLASDFGATTIWFGAAAPLAAMAPVLREGSVDRIIASTHGHEVGWSMLPGSRQVLRLIGESTDAVTYVSDYTRRRFAAAFGPRARLVHQPGGVDTEKFRPDPARRRAIRDRYGLADREVIVCLSRLVPRKGQDMLIRAMPEIARRVPGAVLVVVGGGPYRRTLEGLARRLGVTDRVIFTGRVPADEIVDHHRMADVFAMPCRTRGGGLDVEGLGIVYLEASACGVPVVAGRSGGAPETVCDGRTGLVVDGTSQGEVADAVAGLLEDRPRSSAMGVRGRTWVLENWRWEDLAEDMERVLSGE, translated from the coding sequence ATGACCAAGACGCTGCTGATCACCAACGACTACCCGCCGCGCCCGGGCGGGATCCAGTCGTATCTGGAGACGTATCTGAGCCACCTGGACCCGACCGAGGTCGCGGTCCTCGCCTCGACGTTCCGTGGCGTGGAGTCGCAGGAGTACGACGCCTCGAGGCCCTACCTGGTGGAGAGGGTGCCCACCGAGATGCTGCTCCCGACGCCCGACCTCGCGTCGCGCGCACGGAGGCTCGCCTCGGACTTCGGCGCGACCACGATCTGGTTCGGGGCGGCCGCCCCCCTCGCGGCGATGGCGCCGGTACTGCGAGAGGGGTCGGTGGACCGCATCATCGCGAGCACCCACGGTCACGAGGTGGGGTGGTCCATGCTCCCGGGTTCGCGCCAGGTGCTCCGATTGATCGGGGAGTCCACCGACGCGGTGACCTACGTCAGCGACTACACGCGCAGGCGGTTCGCGGCCGCGTTCGGTCCCCGTGCTCGTCTGGTGCACCAACCGGGCGGGGTGGACACGGAGAAGTTCCGACCGGATCCGGCCCGGCGCAGGGCGATCCGCGATCGCTACGGGCTCGCGGACCGCGAGGTGATCGTGTGTCTGTCGCGCCTCGTGCCGAGGAAGGGACAGGACATGCTCATCCGTGCGATGCCGGAGATCGCCAGGCGGGTGCCCGGGGCGGTCCTCGTCGTCGTCGGCGGGGGACCCTACCGGCGCACGCTGGAGGGACTTGCGCGCCGCCTCGGCGTGACCGATCGGGTCATCTTCACCGGGCGCGTCCCGGCTGACGAGATCGTCGACCACCACCGGATGGCAGACGTCTTCGCCATGCCGTGCAGAACCCGCGGGGGCGGGTTGGACGTCGAGGGACTGGGAATCGTCTACCTGGAGGCGTCCGCGTGCGGGGTGCCGGTCGTGGCCGGCCGGAGCGGGGGCGCGCCGGAGACGGTCTGCGATGGTCGGACCGGACTCGTGGTGGACGGGACCTCGCAGGGCGAGGTCGCCGACGCGGTCGCCGGGCTGCTCGAGGACCGGCCCAGGTCGTCGGCCATGGGCGTGCGCGGCCGGACCTGGGTCCTGGAGAACTGGCGCTGGGAGGACTTGGCGGAAGACATGGAACGCGTGCTCTCGGGGGAGTGA
- a CDS encoding C40 family peptidase, which translates to MGAHSIKTSSTGRRVAAAGLLAAGAAVAGSGPAAAAPVTVDVPVELQLPGVPNQVSFDLPEGIELPAGLAQAQAAPVEFAAPAPVVSTGQRILDAATTRVGSPYVWGATGPNSFDCSGLTSWAYKEAGISIPRTSQAQIGGGTQISKADLQPGDIVAFYSGASHVGIYAGNGQVVHAPYSGTSVSYAPLDSMPFYGATRYY; encoded by the coding sequence GTGGGAGCCCACAGCATCAAGACCAGCTCGACCGGCCGCCGTGTCGCCGCCGCCGGCCTGCTCGCAGCCGGAGCCGCTGTCGCCGGTTCCGGACCCGCCGCCGCCGCGCCCGTGACCGTGGACGTGCCCGTCGAGCTGCAGCTGCCCGGCGTGCCGAACCAGGTCAGCTTCGACCTCCCGGAGGGCATCGAGCTGCCGGCCGGTCTGGCACAGGCCCAGGCCGCCCCCGTCGAGTTCGCCGCGCCCGCCCCGGTGGTCTCGACCGGCCAGCGCATCCTCGACGCGGCCACCACCCGCGTCGGCTCGCCCTACGTCTGGGGCGCGACCGGCCCCAACTCGTTCGACTGCTCCGGTCTGACCTCGTGGGCCTACAAGGAGGCGGGCATCTCCATCCCGCGTACCAGCCAGGCCCAGATCGGCGGCGGGACCCAGATCTCCAAGGCCGACCTGCAGCCGGGTGACATCGTCGCCTTCTACAGTGGCGCCAGCCACGTGGGGATCTACGCCGGTAACGGCCAGGTCGTCCACGCTCCCTACTCGGGCACCTCGGTGAGCTACGCGCCGCTGGACTCGATGCCGTTCTACGGCGCAACCCGCTACTACTGA
- a CDS encoding NlpC/P60 family protein, whose product MTRSLRAVAIAAATATSLTLGLAVAGAQTTEPAAESIPTVPSSSPPDATAPVPSAPVNSAPLTTLSSPSLVSDGVDEDLVELARLSEEAGALGEELHLAREELDRATRERDRLERAAGVAASRSALADGVAQRDQSTVDQLATMRYRGGDTGATRAAVLAESPRDLVHRLDALRRLSGATTIALDVSRAASREAVRLREDATRSASVARDAARDAQERTDDLARRSEEMRGRMDEVRRRVDALSDAQRARWAGGPVMPEGYVAPPVDDVNSAALRVALSRLGAPYSWGATGPSEFDCSGLMVWAYAREGKTLPRSSQAQAVAGAPVAMADIRPGDLVIYFPGATHVGMYAGDGLVLHAPTYGVPVRLERADAMPIHGIRRY is encoded by the coding sequence ATGACCCGCAGCCTCCGCGCGGTCGCGATCGCAGCGGCCACGGCCACCTCGTTGACGCTGGGTCTCGCCGTGGCCGGCGCACAGACCACCGAGCCGGCTGCCGAATCCATTCCTACGGTGCCGTCGTCATCCCCGCCCGACGCCACCGCCCCTGTGCCCTCGGCGCCCGTCAACTCGGCGCCTCTGACCACCTTGTCGTCGCCCTCCCTGGTGTCCGACGGGGTGGACGAGGACCTCGTAGAGCTGGCACGGCTGTCCGAGGAGGCCGGAGCCCTGGGGGAGGAGCTGCACCTGGCACGTGAGGAACTGGACCGGGCCACTCGCGAACGCGACCGCCTGGAACGTGCGGCCGGGGTGGCGGCGAGCCGGTCCGCCCTCGCGGACGGAGTCGCGCAACGGGATCAGTCCACCGTCGACCAGCTCGCGACCATGCGATACCGGGGCGGGGACACCGGCGCAACCCGGGCGGCGGTACTCGCCGAGAGTCCCCGGGACCTCGTCCACAGGCTCGACGCCCTCCGTCGACTGTCCGGCGCCACCACCATCGCCCTCGACGTGTCCAGGGCGGCGTCGCGGGAAGCCGTGCGGCTCAGGGAGGACGCCACCCGGTCCGCTTCAGTGGCCCGTGACGCGGCCCGCGATGCACAGGAACGGACCGACGACCTCGCCCGGCGCTCCGAGGAGATGCGGGGACGGATGGACGAGGTACGTCGACGGGTCGATGCGCTGTCGGACGCCCAACGAGCCCGGTGGGCCGGCGGACCGGTGATGCCGGAGGGGTATGTCGCCCCGCCCGTGGACGACGTCAATTCGGCCGCGCTGCGCGTGGCGCTGTCCCGGCTCGGCGCGCCGTACTCGTGGGGGGCGACGGGCCCGTCCGAGTTCGACTGCTCGGGCCTCATGGTCTGGGCGTATGCCCGGGAGGGCAAGACGCTTCCCCGGTCGAGTCAGGCGCAGGCGGTCGCCGGCGCCCCGGTGGCGATGGCCGACATCCGGCCGGGTGACCTCGTCATCTACTTCCCCGGGGCCACCCATGTCGGTATGTACGCCGGCGACGGGCTGGTCCTGCACGCCCCGACCTACGGCGTCCCGGTCCGGCTCGAGAGGGCCGACGCGATGCCGATCCACGGAATCCGCCGCTACTGA